Part of the Hyalangium ruber genome, GCGGCGATGAAGAAGGAGATGATCGACGAGCAGGGAGACCTGAAGTTCGAGGTGAAGTGGACGACGCTGGGCGAGTACCTCGAGCACCTCGAGCGGCGCGGCATCTCTCCGAATGTCGCCTCGTTCGTGGGCGCCACCACCGTGCGGATCCACGAGGTCGGCTATGCCGACCGCGCACCCTCCCCCGAGGAGCTGGAGCGGATGCGGGCACTGGTGCGTCAGGCGATGGAGGAAGGGGCGCTGGGTGTCGGCTCGTCGCTCATCTACGCGCCCGCAGCCTATGCGAAGACCGATGAGCTGATCGCCCTGTCGAAGGTCGCCGCCGGGCATGGGGGCATGTACATCACCCACCTGCGCAGCGAAGGCGGCCGACTGCTGGAGGCGCTCGATGAGGCCCTCACCATCGGGCGCGAGGCGGGACTGCCGGTGGAGATCTACCACCTGAAGGCGGCGGGACGGGCGAACTGGGGGAAGCTGGATGCCGCCATCGCTCGTATCGAGCAGGCGCGGCGGGACGGGCTCCGGGTGACGACGGACATGTACCCGTATACGGCCGCCGCCACGGGGTTGGATGCGGCGATGCCTCCGTGGGTGCAGGAGGGCGGACAGAAGGCCTGGGAGGAACGGCTGAAGGATCCGGCCGTCCGCCAGCGCGTGGTGCGGGAGATGGAGACGCCCTCCACCACCTGGGAGAACTTCTTCCTGGCGGCTGGCTCACCCGAGAACATCCTGCTCACGGGCTTCAAGAGCGAGGCGCTCAAGCCACTGAAGGGCAAGACGCTGGCGGAGGTGGCGAAGTCGCGCGGCAAGTCTCCCGCGGAGACGGCGATCGATCTGGTCATCGAGGATGGCAGCCGCATCTCCACGGTGTACTTCCTCATGTCCGAGGAGAACGTACGCCGGCAGTTGGGACTGCCGTGGATGAGCTTCTGCTCGGACATGGCGTCTGTGGCCGCCGAGGGCGTGTTCCTCAAGTCGAGCATCCACCCTCGGGCCTACGGCAGCTTCGCGCGAGTCATTGGCCACTACGCGAGGGACGAGAAGGTGCTCTCGCTCCAGGAGGCCATTCGACGGCTGACCTCACTTCCGGCGGGGAACCTGCGGCTGGAGCGGCGCGGCCAGTTGAAGGTGGGCCACTTCGCCGACGTGGTGCTCTTCGATGCGGCGACGGTGAAGGACCTCGCCACCTATGACAAGCCGCACCAGTACGCCACGGGCGTGCGCCATGTCTTCGTCAACGGGGTGCAGGTGCTCCGGAACGGAGAGCACACCGGCGCCACCCCTGGCCGGGTGGTGCGCGGGCCAGCATGGAAGGGCGCACGGTAACGACTTTCAACAGGGCGTCGGGTGGTGAACCTCGAGCAGGAGAGTGCGAGCAGCAGACCTCGTCCGGACTGCTACGCTCTCGCGCTGTCTTTGCCCGGAGCAGCGATGCGACCTCAGGGCCGAACCCTCCAGCTGGCGGAGCTCCTCGTGCTCGGCGGCGCGACCGCTTGCCTGCTGTCGTGTGGGACACAGCACGCGGGTACACGGGATGTGCTGCGCTCCGGTTACGATCGTGGACCCGGAAGCTTCTGCGCGCTGAATCCAGAAGGCTGTCCTCCACCTGAACCCGCCCCTTCCTCACAACCCGATGCCTTCGACCTGGATTCCTGTCTCGACGCATGCGAGGCGGGTGGCGCAGCGCTCGAAAGCTATTGCCGGGGTTTGGTGGAGAACTGGCAGCGGCGGCTCTGCTGGTCGGTCGTACAAGGCTCCAAGGTGGCCTGTCGAAATATGTGCCACAGGCTCCACCTCTGCGCTGCTTCCACCGAATGCCCAGAGCGTGAGGAGTGAGCACCTCCATGGGAAACTGGCTCCCTCAGCTGACCTCCATCAATGATCCGATCGCCGACGACTTCTGGTCGTATGAGACGGACGAGGGAGTCCAGCGCGTCGTGCGCGTGACGATCGGTCGCCCAACGCCCATCCCTGGAGATCCAAATGGGGACTGGTACTGCCCGCTGCGCATCGAACACCGAGCACCCGAGATCCTGTGCATGGTGGGCGTCGGACCCGTGGATGCTCTGGGAAACGCCATGCGCGTCGTGTCAGAGCACTTCCAAGAGCTGCGCAAGGTCAGCCCGCGCGCGCGACCTCTCGTGCAGAGTCCCTGAAGCGTTGGTGGCGCTGCTCAGTTCAGGAAGTCCGGCGCCATCGGCAGGCCGTGGAAGAAACCTCGCCCGTTCTCGAAGCGACGGATGAAGGAGGCCCGATCGTGGAGGAACAGCTCCGCCATCTCCTGCTCGCCGTACTCGCGGAAGAAGGTCGCGCGCGCCTCGTCGCAGGCGATGTCGTACTGGCGGCACAGCGCCTCCCACTCCTCCGGCGCCTCGCCTGAACCCCAGGCGGCATCCTCCAGCAGCCCGTAGTCCTGCTCCATCTTCTCCAGCTCGCGGCCCAGCTCCAGCACCTGCGCGTCCTCGGCGATCGCCTCGTCCGCCATGGCCAGCAGGATGTGCGCCACCAGGAAAAAGCCCGCGTCCGCCGGCACCGTGCCGTTGTCCCGTGCCTCCCGAAACGTCACCAACAACTGCGCGTCCAGCGCGTTGTCGTCCATGTCCGCCAACCGGCTCGCCAGCTCTCGCAACTCCCCTTCACTGCTGGGGCTCGGAAGGTTCGGGGTGGACTTGCCAGGTCGTGGCTTCTTCATGGTCTCTCCAGGTCACTTTCACCCGAAGCGTCTCATGTGGGTCCGACGCTTCTTCCCCTCGGTACTGACGCCTGGCAGAGGCCTTGCTTCAGCCCGGATGTCCGCCTCCGGACGTCGGGCGCCGCGCTGTCCGAAGGTGGATGAAGACACGCGTGCCGACAGCGCCACACCCGGGCGTTAAGGTGGACGGACCGTGGCCCACCTCTTCTCCCTGCGCTCCGTCACCGCCGAGGACGACGCGTTCCTCTTCGAGCTGTACGCCAGCACCCGGCCGGACATTGCATCCCTGGGCCTCGGTGATGCGCAGCGCGGCGCCCTCCTGCGCATCCAGTGGCTGGCGCAGCGGCAGGGCTACCTGGCGCGCTACCCGCACGGCGAGCATCAGCTCGTCCTCGTGGAGGGGCACCCCGCCGGCCGCCTCTGGGTGGCGCACGAGCCGGCCGAGCTGCGGCTGGTGGACCTCTCGCTGCTTCCCACGCACCGGGGCGCTGGCGTGGGCACCGCCCTGCTGCGCGTACTGCAGGAGCAGGCCGCTCGGGCCGGCACGCCCCTGCGCCTGAGCGTTGCCCAGGACAACCCGGCGCGGCGGCTCTACGCGCGCCTCGGCTTCATGCCCGTGGCGGCTGGAGCGGAGAGCGCGCTGGATCCATACCTCGCGCTCGAGTGGAGCCCCTCGCCCCGCGAGGACTGAGCGCCCAACACATCCGGGCCCAAGAATGAAACGGCCCGCGAGCACGGATGCCCGCGGGCCGCTGAAGTCAGGACCGCTCCCGCGCTAGCTCAGAGCAGGTTCTCCGGCGAAGGAATGACCACCTGGAGGATGTGGCCCGCCGCACCCGCTTGAGCCGGGTTGGCGGCACCGGTGAACGCCGTGGAGCCGCCTCCATCGCCCCCATCGCCACCGGAAGCGCCTCCGCCACTTCCAGCGTTATTGCTCCCCGGGGAGGCCACCAGCAGATCCGTTCCCGGAGCTCCGCCGTTCGCCTGCACGGTTCCCGTCACGGAGATGGGATTGGCCGAGACGAGGTGGACGATGCCACCACCCCCTCCACCGCCACCTCCCGCGCCCAGGGTGCCACCGTTGCTGTTGACCGCGTTGCCGCCCCTGCCACCGGTGGCTTGGATGGATCCACCCACGGTGAGGTTGCCCTTGGCCGCGACGAAGATGATGCCGCCGCCTCCTCCCCCCGGCCCTCCGACGTCACCCATGGTGGCGGTGGTGGTGGCGTTGCCTCCCAGCGCAGTGATGCTCCCACCCACGGGGATACTCACGTTGCCGCGAACCGCGAGGACGAAGGAACCTCCGCCTGCGCCACCTGTTCCGGCGGTGAACACGCCTTCACCCGCGCCTCCTCCCTGATGGGAGGAGACCGACACCCGCGCCGCCGAGAGCAGCGAGACTCCCGTACCCCCGTGGAAGGTCCCCGGAACCCCTCGCGCGATGCCGGGAGCGGGGGGGCCGTTGCCCGTGTCCTCGGTCCCCGGGAGAACGGTGATGGTGCCGGTCACGGTGACGTCTCCCGTGGCGCGCAGCACCGTCCCGCTGGGCACGATGAGGGTTCCGGCGATGGTGATGTTGGTGAACTGCGTGTTCGACCTGCCCGGCAGCGAGTTCACCACCGTGGTGTTGGAGAGATCCAACGTGCTGCTCAGTGGCACGGAGAGCGCGCCCGCTGAACCATCCCCATAGGCGGAGAGTGTCCCAGCGGGGCCCTGCGGACCTTGCACACCTTGCACACCTTGCACACCTTGGGGACCGGTGGCGCCCTGCGGACCCGCCGGGCCCTGCGGACCTGTGGCGCCCGCCGGACCCTGCGGACCCTGGGCGCCGTTGCACACGTAGCGCGTCAGCGCGGCATTCACCTCGCCTGTGTCGAGCGTGCCGTTCCGGTTGTTGTCCGCTCCCATCTCCAGCTTCACTCCGCCCGTCGCGCAGTTGGCGCCCGATGGCTCGGCGGTGGTCCGCGCCAACGTGGGCACTCCCGACGGCCCCTCGGGACCCTGCGGACCCTGCGCTCCGGTGGCACCCGCGACGCCCTGCGGACCCGCCGGACCTGCCGGACCCTGCGGACCCGCCGGGCCCTGCGCCCCCGTGTCGCCCGGGGCTCCCTGCGGACCCGCCGCGCCCTGCGGCCCTGCCGGACCCTGCGGACCCACTGCACCCGCCGGGCCCTGCGCTCCGGTGGCACCCGGGACGCCCTGCGGACCCGCCGGACCCGCCGGGCCCTGCGGACCTGCGGGTCCCTGCTCGCCAGTGAGGCCCTGAGGGCCCGCCGCGCCCTGCGGGCCCGTCTCACCCGTCAGTCCCTGCGGACCCTGAGGGCCCTGGGGACCGTTGCACACGTAGCGCGTCAGCGAGGCGTCCACCTCGCCCGCATCGAGCGTACCGTTCCGGTTGGCGTCACGCCCCACCTCCAGCTTCACGCCGCCCGTCGCGCAGTTGCCGCCCGCCGCCTCGGTCGTGGTCACCACCAGCGTGGCCAGCCCCTCCGGCCCCGGCGCTCCTTGCGGCCCCGGCGCTCCTTGCGGCCCCTGTGCTCCCGACTCCCCCTGAGGGCCCGTCGCACCCGTGTCACCCCGCGCCCCCTGCATGCCGTTGCAGACGTAGCGGGTCAGCGTCGCGTCGACCTCCGCGTCGTCGAGCGTGCCGTCGCGGTCCGCATCCAGGCCCACCGTGAGCCGCACTCCCGCCATCGCGCAGTTGGCTCCCGGCAGCTCGGCCGTGGTCGCCACCAGCGTCCTCAATCCCTCGGGCCCGGGCTCGCCTTGCGGACCCTGGGGACCGCCCGCTGGACCCGCGGGTCCTTCAGGCCCCTGCGGTCCCGCGGGGCCCGCGGGTCCTTGAGGCCCAGTCTCGCCGGGGTCGCCCTTGGGGCCCTCCGAGCTCGTGCATGCGGTCAGCGCCAGCAGCGCCGAGACCGGCAAGGCACGCAGCCAGCGGCCTCCTGAAAAACGTCGCCAACTCGATGGACTCTGCATCCCCGTGCTCCTTACGCGATGAGCGGGACAGCTCCGGACAAAGGACGGCCCCGAATGAATGGGTGGGTGCGGGGCCGCGCACGGTGTCTCTGAAGCGACGTTCTCATTCTGCCCTGACAAGGACTCCTCTGACCAGAACAGCCACACCACTTGTGCAGTCCTTTCACCGGCAGAGAGCTTCGTGGTTTGTTCCGCACCCCACACCTGAAGTGAAAGGACGCACCCCATGTCCGAGCCGTTCCTTGGT contains:
- a CDS encoding N-acyl-D-amino-acid deacylase family protein; translation: MRAIASTLLIASGLLFSACATTPSASGSQAAEYDVILRGGTVYDGSGGEPFVSDVAIRGDSLAAIGDLREARGRTEVDARGLAVAPGFINMLSWATESLLVDGRSQSDLRQGVTLEVFGEGSSMGPLNAAMKKEMIDEQGDLKFEVKWTTLGEYLEHLERRGISPNVASFVGATTVRIHEVGYADRAPSPEELERMRALVRQAMEEGALGVGSSLIYAPAAYAKTDELIALSKVAAGHGGMYITHLRSEGGRLLEALDEALTIGREAGLPVEIYHLKAAGRANWGKLDAAIARIEQARRDGLRVTTDMYPYTAAATGLDAAMPPWVQEGGQKAWEERLKDPAVRQRVVREMETPSTTWENFFLAAGSPENILLTGFKSEALKPLKGKTLAEVAKSRGKSPAETAIDLVIEDGSRISTVYFLMSEENVRRQLGLPWMSFCSDMASVAAEGVFLKSSIHPRAYGSFARVIGHYARDEKVLSLQEAIRRLTSLPAGNLRLERRGQLKVGHFADVVLFDAATVKDLATYDKPHQYATGVRHVFVNGVQVLRNGEHTGATPGRVVRGPAWKGAR
- a CDS encoding GNAT family N-acetyltransferase, yielding MAHLFSLRSVTAEDDAFLFELYASTRPDIASLGLGDAQRGALLRIQWLAQRQGYLARYPHGEHQLVLVEGHPAGRLWVAHEPAELRLVDLSLLPTHRGAGVGTALLRVLQEQAARAGTPLRLSVAQDNPARRLYARLGFMPVAAGAESALDPYLALEWSPSPRED
- a CDS encoding DUF7151 family protein, which produces MATTAELPGANCAMAGVRLTVGLDADRDGTLDDAEVDATLTRYVCNGMQGARGDTGATGPQGESGAQGPQGAPGPQGAPGPEGLATLVVTTTEAAGGNCATGGVKLEVGRDANRNGTLDAGEVDASLTRYVCNGPQGPQGPQGLTGETGPQGAAGPQGLTGEQGPAGPQGPAGPAGPQGVPGATGAQGPAGAVGPQGPAGPQGAAGPQGAPGDTGAQGPAGPQGPAGPAGPQGVAGATGAQGPQGPEGPSGVPTLARTTAEPSGANCATGGVKLEMGADNNRNGTLDTGEVNAALTRYVCNGAQGPQGPAGATGPQGPAGPQGATGPQGVQGVQGVQGPQGPAGTLSAYGDGSAGALSVPLSSTLDLSNTTVVNSLPGRSNTQFTNITIAGTLIVPSGTVLRATGDVTVTGTITVLPGTEDTGNGPPAPGIARGVPGTFHGGTGVSLLSAARVSVSSHQGGGAGEGVFTAGTGGAGGGSFVLAVRGNVSIPVGGSITALGGNATTTATMGDVGGPGGGGGGIIFVAAKGNLTVGGSIQATGGRGGNAVNSNGGTLGAGGGGGGGGGIVHLVSANPISVTGTVQANGGAPGTDLLVASPGSNNAGSGGGASGGDGGDGGGSTAFTGAANPAQAGAAGHILQVVIPSPENLL